CACTGGAGCTAAATGGAAGACTTCTTCCACCTACTGTGGCACTCTCACACAGTCCCAAGATGGCTTTTCACATGCTCAGTAGTaacctcagtggccatcttggtacagagaatgaagcttccctggagaaGAAGCAACATGGAGTCTATGCAGTAATGCATTCCATTTCAACAGAAATATTATCATGTTTTAGATACAGAGAGATATAAATCTTATATCCCTCTTGCCTCATGAGGCCTCAGATATACGACACAGCAGATGGGCGCAGGCAGACCCCAGCCGGCACTGATAACTGGCTGTGGATCGGTGAGATGTCAACTTCCTGATGTCTCCCTGGCAGTCCCTTCTCCTCCGTCGATCACATCGGGCTGAGACACTCTCACTGGGAGTGCAACAGCTCAAACTCAGACAAATCGTCATACGTAGGTGCAATAACTGTAATTCTCAATGGTAGCATTCATATGTCAGGAAATCTGTGCGCGGATACGACAATGATTCCTCTGCAGTAATACGGAGCCTCCCGCTCAGCAGGTCTGTGTATGTGTGATAAGAATAGAAGTGGCAGCTGCAGGAACTAGGCTGCACCTGGGACACATATGAATGAGGGTCATATACAGAGGCTCTGGCTCTCCTTGTGGTGAGACATCGATCAGAAGACACAATTTCTCCCCAGAGGACCATGTGCATTGCTGATAGAGCAACATTGACTCTTAGGGTAAGCGCCAAGTGGGTCAAATCAGTTCCGCCTTAAACACAGGTCCATATATCCCAGGCCCTGATTCTCTTAATCCAACTTTAGGCTGCACTTACAGTATGTGGGCACACTGTCTGCACATGtcggagatagatatatatatatatatatatatatatatatatattagtgctgggcaacgattaaaatttttaatcgcaattaatcgcaggatttcatgcgattaatagcgattaatcgtattgttagccgactaaagtcaataatgaattcaaaagtggtgtattgcgcacttttagtacttctatatgaacaacagtgcaataacattaaacaacactgcaaacacatttggtttgcagttttcccttaacatagtagcatttaaaaaacgttaaaaattaaaataaaaaataaaatatgttttctgagaatctaaatctgttttcttacccagatttttgttcccaccagattggacagatatattttaggtgtgtaacctatttactgctctgcaccaagccagttgctaagacacacaaggttatttacattttcagatgataaagaaactctcttcttctgtacaatatgaccagcaagagaaaacaacctttcacagggtactgatgttgcaggtgtggccaagtacttctgtgcaatggaggccagcctgctgtgtgaacctgcatgtttggaccaccactctaatggacaggactctgtactgatggtgggctccgctctgaatcgacgcacactgttctcaactgaatcttcctcctgttcagaatcagactctgatagggctaactttttatttggtggctctgatgttgttgcttccacaggtttctctgcaacaaacctctgttcctttagtaagttggtgactaaggcccacacctcacccctctcagctctgggtatacacttgaggtccttgaatctagggtccaatgcggtagcaatcttcagatatgcaatgttggcattttctttgcgtgtctccaggtctgttctgaatgtagacttaaatttgaccacgtaggctgggtcatcatctgaactctccatgacccgagagagatggcaaaaagcaggcagaaccacagagcatgaaacatacttttctcctcccagaagttcagtcacatacctgcaacagtaaaaaaaatcaaacccattattttgggtacgggagaatgctggtggtcagaagaccgacagcggcatcctggaatccagatacccaaaagtccccggtaagtatactaaccctccctacccttaaccctccctgcatagtgcctaaccctaaaagtccgctggtgctgcctaaccctaactctccctccatgcatccaaaccctaaccctccctgctccctactaaccctaaccctccctgctccctactaaccctccctgctccatactaacccttcctgctccctactaacccttaccctccctgctccctactaaccctaaccctccctccatgcagccaaaccctaaccatccctgctccctactaaccctaaccctccctgctccctactaaccctaaccctccctgcttcctacccaccaccactaagtgcctaaacctacctaactacatcccattcatgctatattttttacagacaggacagtggaaaaatgaaatatatgaagtatgtaaaatatacctgcagggctccagtagcgtttccaacctctgcagtttgtccatttcagctgtagttggcatggcaatcttggtgttgtgtgtggtgaggacatccctcagtggctgttcatttctacagacactttttatcatgtccagagtcgaattccatctggttggaatatcttgtataagcgactccttattttgtctatgttgaaattgttgtttttgtaattctgcagcacttgctggactgtgtttaaagtggcctacaatgtttctgcatttggccaggacattgtcaaacgcactgttctgcagagatactgtgacagaacgctggagactgtgcgcagtgcaggggacatgttcaaaaggcaggtgtcttgcagcagcaatcatatttcttgcactatctgtgctaagtgtgccgactttatctgaaatgttccacttctgtgcaacatgaataaaatgttcagcgcacgtttcagcaaaatgtctctcttctgttttcattacagtcagagcatgtgaatgtagctcccagtgttcatcaatataatacactgtaactccgaggtaattatggttacccagcgatgtccagtaatctccagtgagagcaacatgtggtacacattgtaacgccatcgcttttgtagtcctctccttttcatacaagtcatgtattcttcttgtgatggtgcgtcttgagggaggctcatacgtgctgtcattcgttgcgatcctaagaacgttcctcagaccgacatcttccACAATACTGATTGtcctgcagtttgtagctatccacttcgctatgttatttgttagcttttcttgcttttgtttatctatacttctcccatacgctgtatccaatgtagtctgccgaagcttccctccgctgtttgtttgagtgggtgagttgctggcatcaacggtgtgtattgcatttaagtgatacttcagactcgaagtactccggtgataagaaaattcagctttgcagtgtttacaaataactgtgccatctggtagagatttaaaatgaaaatgtccatgtaagatttcggttccttcctccattttctgtgaaaacatttttaaataaataaaataaaattaataaaaaaaaaaaaaaactgtatttttttttatagcagattaggcaccccagcaataaaagggagtataatagctcagcagggagaccttaatgaccgaaggaggcccaaacttccaatcccatccactaactctcctgttaatataagcaatatcagccccaatgtacataaacccgtcacatccagtcccacagcggcgttgaTAGAACCAGTGAATAGCCGCCGGTGAGAAGTGCTTCCTGCGCTGTCTCTGATACTTGCGCGCCGGCCAGCACGCACGCTGCGggaccattctcatccagtcccacagcggcgcccgccgaagaagagaagggctgccttgcacgctgcaacccacgcgaccgaggtttctcctcagccgcgCGTAACTAAGTTACCCCGCTACAgccagcgcgcgctacgggatcccactcacccagtcccaccgcaACGCAGCTCCCGCTTGTCTTCTAActtagaacacaagcgggagctgcgccgcggtgggactgggtgagtgggatcccgtagcgcgcgctggccggagctgggtaacttagttagaacttctaagttaatcgctacctatctaactaaaaactaaatgctaaagagcagctataagggaatcctatgcctttgctagggctctgtataaaaaccagtactcacagagatattgtgaagatgtctcagtctcaagaggttatggcggctggcggAAACCTCATTTCCGGCGGCATCCGatggcttcctcttctccggtggcatccagcggcttctccatcaagggggtcagatgaattactgcttccggcggcttcttccgCTACTGCTTCCGGCGCAGCAGCGTTAACGGCGTTAACAGTATTAAcgccgttattgccttatggcgttaacgcgttaataacgcgttatcttgcccagcactaatatatatatatatatatatatatatatatatatatatatatacagtagatcctATAGATCACAGTATTATAATTGTGGAGTGTTCTGTATAACATGCGGAGGCAAAATGCACAGATGGAGCCATTTCATTGCAGCAATTCAATTTCCATCCTGATTGATCAATAGCAGCCAATAAGACTGTTTCCTCTTAAAATTAATTAGCACGCACATCTATGACAGCTGCTACATAGCGCTTCACTTGGTAAGAAACTAAAGTCTGCTTCATCTGCAGAAAAGATAGATGACAATGTGGTAACGAGTGACCCTGAGTAACACTGATGTTTGCCCTTGTGTTTCATTTGCAGAGCATGATGTTGCGGTCTGTGGTGCTGCATGCTCTGCTGGAGCTGTGGCTAGCTATCTCACTCAGCGCAGGCCAAAGTGGAGATGAAGCCCTGGCCGATTTAGGGTCGGGCTATATTAAGGACACCCTTCAAGACCAACCGAAAGAGCCCCAGCATCACCCCCAAGACACCCAGAAATGCCAGCTGACATTCATCACCCCTCCTCAGGAGTCCTGCGCGCAGAGAGCCACCGCCCAGAGTGTGAAGGAGGATGCGCAGTACCTGCGGAACCTGCTGCAGGACAGCGGCCGGGTGCTGCACAGCCTGAAATACACGGTGAATGCTGATGTGCAGGAGCTGGGGTACCAGGAGGTCATCACCGAGCATAACAAAGGAATCAGGGAGGACAACAGGGAATTCTACGGAACCTTGAGCAAAGTCATGCAGGAGCTCCAGACCCGGATGGAGGATGACGGCACAGACGTTCCAGATGAGAAAAAGAAGTAAGGAGAACCAATAACTCACACTGAACACTAAAGCCAcaaacagacagatagatagatagatagatagatagatagatagatagatagatagatagatagataatatatatataagatcGATAATAGATATATatgacatgatagatagatagatagatagatagatagatagatagatagatagatagatagatagatagatgatagatagatatgcaATAGATAGCTATTTGATAGATAATAGATATgtatgagatgatagatagatagatatgagatagatatagatAATAGATATAtatgactagatagatagatagatagatagatagatagatagatagatagatagatacgagtcttgagatgatagatagatagatagatagatagatagatagatagatagatagatagatagatagatagatagctattagATAGATAAAAAATATACATtagatgattgatagatagatagatagatagatagatagatagatagatagatagatagatagatagatagatagatagatagatagatagatagatagatatgagatagataatagatagatagatagatagatagatagatagatagatagatagatacgagtCTTGAGATGATAGataatattagatagatagataaatagatggaTAATAGATATATATGAgatgattagatagatagatagatagatagatagatagatagatagatagatagatagatagacaggcaaTAGATAGCCATTAGATAGATAAAAGATATACATGAgatgatagatagagagatagatagataatagatatatatgagatagataatagatatatatgagatgatagatagatagacagatacgagtcttgagatgatagatagatagatagatagatagatagat
The Pseudophryne corroboree isolate aPseCor3 chromosome 4, aPseCor3.hap2, whole genome shotgun sequence DNA segment above includes these coding regions:
- the LOC134908846 gene encoding uncharacterized protein LOC134908846 is translated as MMLRSVVLHALLELWLAISLSAGQSGDEALADLGSGYIKDTLQDQPKEPQHHPQDTQKCQLTFITPPQESCAQRATAQSVKEDAQYLRNLLQDSGRVLHSLKYTVNADVQELGYQEVITEHNKGIREDNREFYGTLSKVMQELQTRMEDDGTDVPDEKKKLQKNFLMMDHLLQTTFHLADKLDKASEDLDLILEKHLERSTTLAYRNTLKS